In Deltaproteobacteria bacterium, a single genomic region encodes these proteins:
- a CDS encoding response regulator: protein METEPGKILIVDDEAAVQRILTRIVERIGRECATASSAEEARRILKEETFDLILCDIRLPGESGIGLVSHIIADYPETAVIMVSGVEDPEVVEKALEVGAYGYIVKPFKISEVIINVSSALRRQRLEVKSRNYREDLERMVADRTAKLEQALDGVIQVVAHTVESRDPYTAGHQVRVAGLACAIAGEMECPQDQVKGIRMAGAIHDLGKISVPSEILSKPIRLSDIEFAFIKTHPQVGYDILKDIDFPWPVAEITYQHHERLDGSGYPRGLKGEEIIPEARIMAVADVVEAMGSHRPYRPALSIDAALEEIENNRGILYDDVAANACLRLFREKGFQFKEA from the coding sequence ATGGAGACGGAACCGGGCAAAATTCTCATAGTGGATGACGAGGCAGCCGTGCAGCGCATATTGACGCGCATCGTGGAAAGGATCGGGCGGGAGTGCGCTACAGCATCCAGCGCGGAAGAGGCACGCCGCATCCTGAAGGAAGAGACTTTTGATCTTATCCTCTGCGATATCCGCCTGCCCGGGGAGTCGGGGATCGGTCTTGTCAGCCATATCATTGCCGATTATCCTGAAACCGCCGTGATCATGGTGAGCGGAGTCGAAGATCCGGAGGTGGTGGAAAAGGCCCTGGAGGTTGGGGCCTATGGGTATATCGTTAAACCTTTTAAAATCAGCGAGGTGATCATCAATGTATCCAGCGCCCTGCGGCGGCAGAGGCTGGAGGTGAAGAGCCGGAACTATCGGGAGGACCTGGAGCGGATGGTGGCCGACCGTACGGCGAAACTTGAACAGGCCCTGGATGGCGTCATTCAGGTTGTCGCCCATACCGTGGAATCAAGGGACCCTTATACGGCAGGCCATCAGGTGCGGGTGGCCGGACTTGCCTGCGCCATAGCAGGGGAGATGGAATGTCCACAGGATCAGGTAAAGGGAATCCGCATGGCAGGTGCAATTCACGACCTCGGGAAGATCTCGGTGCCGTCAGAGATCCTGAGCAAACCCATCCGTTTGAGTGATATCGAGTTCGCCTTTATCAAAACCCACCCTCAGGTCGGCTACGATATTCTAAAGGATATTGACTTTCCATGGCCGGTGGCCGAGATAACCTATCAGCATCACGAAAGGCTGGACGGTAGCGGGTATCCCCGGGGACTCAAAGGTGAGGAGATTATCCCGGAAGCGAGAATCATGGCCGTGGCGGATGTGGTGGAGGCCATGGGCTCCCACCGGCCCTACCGGCCCGCCTTGAGCATCGATGCGGCCTTGGAGGAGATTGAGAATAATCGAGGA
- a CDS encoding diguanylate cyclase → MKILIVEDDPVSMRVLEAFLENWGYEVVTARNGNQAWELLQESDAPSIVISDWMMPDMDGLELCSRIRGKEGSGYTYFIIVTAKTRKEDLILGMEAGADDYLVKPFNHDELRYRIRVGRRIIDLERRILQLANTDPLTGILNRRAFMERLKGELERAARENASLSIIMADIDHFKRVNDEYGHQAGDRVLQEFSRRLMKPARPYDFLGRYGGEEFIACLPNTNEEQARSIAERLRRGVEETAISRSDDANIPITASFGTASYRAEAGNDDVDRIIKRADDALYKAKREGRNRVCAWQDGES, encoded by the coding sequence ATGAAGATTCTGATCGTCGAAGACGATCCCGTCTCCATGAGGGTTTTGGAGGCCTTTCTTGAGAATTGGGGATACGAGGTCGTGACCGCCCGAAACGGAAACCAGGCATGGGAGTTGCTTCAGGAATCGGATGCGCCGAGCATCGTTATTTCGGACTGGATGATGCCCGATATGGACGGGCTTGAATTATGCTCCCGGATACGTGGCAAGGAGGGATCGGGATACACCTATTTCATCATCGTGACGGCAAAGACGAGAAAAGAGGACCTGATTCTGGGAATGGAGGCCGGAGCGGATGATTACCTTGTCAAACCTTTCAACCATGATGAGCTGAGATACAGGATCAGGGTGGGCCGGAGAATCATTGATCTGGAACGGCGCATCCTCCAACTGGCCAACACGGACCCGTTGACGGGCATATTGAACAGAAGGGCCTTTATGGAGAGGTTGAAGGGGGAGCTTGAGCGGGCCGCACGGGAAAATGCCTCTCTTTCCATCATCATGGCGGACATCGACCACTTCAAGAGGGTCAATGACGAGTACGGCCACCAGGCGGGGGACCGGGTGCTTCAGGAATTCAGCCGCCGGTTGATGAAACCGGCAAGGCCCTATGATTTCCTGGGCCGTTACGGCGGGGAAGAGTTTATCGCCTGTCTCCCCAATACCAATGAAGAGCAGGCACGATCGATCGCGGAGAGACTGCGACGCGGTGTAGAGGAAACGGCGATCTCCCGGTCGGATGATGCGAACATCCCGATTACTGCCAGTTTCGGCACAGCCTCATACAGGGCGGAGGCCGGAAACGATGACGTGGATCGAATCATAAAAAGGGCCGATGATGCCCTTTACAAGGCTAAACGCGAGGGAAGGAATCGCGTGTGTGCATGGCAGGATGGGGAGTCCTGA
- a CDS encoding PAS domain S-box protein gives MRDDHKTKKQLIDELTELRSQNAALKESESAENYRSLVENIRDVIYELDSQGVVLYISPAVRDMLGFDSAEIVGKNFTELAHKDDLSRLTKWFSELRKGIEQPFDYRIRHKSGEFRWAGTRIRPILEDGLFRGARGILIDVTEQRRMVEALRESEEKYRSVFQNSIMGVSQALPDGRLIAANSAYAQMYGFESVEEMMIEASHVGQRYANPEDREEVLRILAEKGVMEPREIAVVRRDGTLLTFLAGAREIRDSKGNLRYYQSEQIDITERKRAEEELRKSEQKYRLVVDSMADVITVMDMNLGFTYVSPSIIHLRGYTAEETMGQTMEQILTPESLQIVARVLEEELKLEASGTADPDRSRIMELEEYRKDGSTVWIENSLSFMRDQTQQPVGIISLSRDITERKRAEEALRKSEEKYRWVLDNMADVITVMDMNLRFTYVSPSIMRLRGYTAEEALAQTFEQVMTPESLQISAKVFQEEMTLEASGTADPDRIRIVEVEQYRKDGSIVWMENHLSFMRDEAQKAVGIISVSHDITERKRAEAERERLTTAIEQVREMIVITDAEGMIQYVNPAFESVTGYSRQEAMAQNLRMLKSGKQDHEFYQNLWNTIASGKTWEGRMVNKRKDGKLFTEDALISPVLDTSGRILNYVAVKRDITEKIELEEQFNQAQKMESVGRLTSGIAHDFNNLLTIIIGNAEMAVMDMDRDAPLYEIMQRSKKPGTGGPG, from the coding sequence ATGAGAGATGATCATAAGACAAAGAAGCAGCTCATAGATGAACTGACGGAATTGCGCTCGCAAAATGCCGCGCTGAAAGAATCAGAAAGCGCGGAGAACTACCGGAGTCTGGTGGAAAACATCAGAGATGTCATCTATGAATTGGACAGTCAGGGCGTAGTCCTATACATCAGTCCGGCTGTGAGGGATATGCTGGGATTCGACTCGGCTGAAATCGTTGGAAAGAATTTCACCGAGCTTGCGCATAAAGATGATCTAAGTCGTCTGACAAAATGGTTTTCTGAACTGCGCAAAGGCATTGAACAACCATTTGACTATAGAATCCGCCACAAATCCGGTGAGTTCAGATGGGCCGGGACGAGAATTAGGCCGATCCTGGAAGACGGACTGTTTAGGGGCGCCCGCGGAATACTCATAGACGTTACCGAACAAAGGCGGATGGTGGAGGCGCTACGCGAATCCGAAGAGAAATACCGCAGTGTGTTTCAAAACTCCATCATGGGGGTTTCCCAGGCGCTCCCTGACGGACGTCTTATCGCTGCAAACAGCGCTTATGCACAAATGTACGGATTCGAAAGTGTAGAAGAGATGATGATCGAGGCATCCCACGTAGGGCAACGTTATGCGAACCCGGAGGATCGGGAAGAGGTGCTGCGCATCCTCGCAGAAAAGGGTGTCATGGAGCCAAGGGAGATAGCTGTCGTCCGCCGCGATGGAACACTGCTCACCTTTCTGGCAGGGGCTCGGGAAATCAGAGATTCCAAAGGAAACCTGCGGTATTATCAGTCAGAACAAATAGATATCACCGAGCGGAAACGGGCGGAGGAGGAGCTCAGGAAAAGCGAACAAAAGTATCGTTTGGTGGTCGATAGCATGGCGGACGTCATAACGGTCATGGACATGAATCTTGGTTTTACCTACGTCAGCCCTTCCATCATTCACCTCCGGGGATACACGGCTGAAGAGACCATGGGGCAGACCATGGAACAGATCCTGACGCCTGAATCCCTGCAGATCGTTGCCAGGGTCCTTGAAGAAGAGTTGAAATTGGAAGCCAGCGGTACGGCAGACCCAGACAGAAGCCGCATCATGGAATTGGAGGAATACAGAAAGGACGGGTCCACTGTTTGGATCGAGAACAGCCTGTCTTTTATGCGGGATCAAACACAGCAGCCAGTGGGCATCATCTCATTGAGCCGCGACATCACCGAACGGAAGCGGGCTGAGGAGGCGCTCAGGAAGAGCGAAGAGAAGTACCGCTGGGTGTTGGATAACATGGCGGACGTCATAACGGTCATGGACATGAATCTTCGTTTTACCTACGTCAGCCCCTCCATCATGCGTTTGCGGGGATACACGGCTGAAGAGGCCTTGGCTCAGACCTTTGAACAGGTCATGACGCCTGAATCCTTGCAGATCAGTGCCAAGGTCTTTCAAGAGGAGATGACATTGGAAGCCAGCGGTACGGCAGATCCCGACAGAATCCGCATCGTGGAAGTGGAGCAATATAGAAAGGACGGCTCCATCGTTTGGATGGAGAACCACCTGTCATTTATGCGGGACGAGGCACAGAAGGCCGTGGGCATCATCTCAGTGTCCCACGACATCACCGAGCGGAAGCGGGCGGAAGCAGAAAGGGAGCGTTTGACGACCGCCATCGAGCAGGTCAGGGAAATGATCGTCATTACCGATGCCGAAGGGATGATCCAGTATGTCAACCCTGCATTCGAATCCGTGACCGGCTACAGCCGCCAAGAGGCCATGGCGCAAAACCTGCGCATGCTCAAAAGTGGAAAACAGGATCATGAATTTTATCAGAACCTATGGAACACCATTGCCTCCGGAAAGACGTGGGAAGGCCGCATGGTCAACAAGCGCAAGGATGGAAAACTGTTCACCGAAGATGCCTTGATTTCACCTGTCCTCGACACCTCGGGCCGAATCCTCAACTATGTTGCGGTCAAACGCGATATCACTGAGAAGATCGAGCTTGAGGAGCAATTCAATCAGGCCCAGAAGATGGAGTCTGTCGGCAGGCTTACCAGCGGCATTGCCCATGACTTCAATAACCTTTTGACCATCATCATCGGCAATGCGGAAATGGCGGTCATGGATATGGACAGGGACGCGCCCCTTTACGAAATCATGCAGAGATCAAAGAAGCCGGGGACAGGGGGGCCGGGCTGA
- a CDS encoding PAS domain S-box protein — translation MGEKMRTLEGRIIISRGRIKIREKIFRYCRERYWPGLCLFRLQIFFLALGLMCMPVLPALNEGLALELPSHRRIVVGGDHNYPPFEYLDENGRPAGFVVDLTRAIAREMNLDMEIRLGPWADIVKSLEHGEIDAIQGMFYSPERDLQFDFTQPHAVKHYVGVVRKGEGDPPGSMPELEGKRIVLQRGDIIHDYLVKNELGEQVSLVETQEDVLRELAEGKYDCALAVRISSLYLIEEHGWRNLALGRHPFASMEYCYAVSNDRKALLAQLSEGLKVLDATGEFRRIQKKWLGVYEEKPLSLIRALRYSAMILIPIILMLLAIFLWSWSLRKQVARRTEDLRRSEDFQRAMISSSPVALYCIDLNGNVLAWNVSAERIFGWTAGEVIGKPLPIVHEEKHEEFADLRKRIVEGGSVSGVEIVRRRKDGSLLDASLSAAPIHDARGNITGIMGAVEDITHRKAAEKALWESEKRYRDLFQNSTDFVYTLDLKGTFTDVNRAGEDLTGYTKSELIGMNYREYIPEPDHERIFKAFRMVLQEARPLKDFPFEVIIKDGTRRHFETCVSPLMKGEEIIGFQGSSRDVTERIGVQEERKKLQDQLSNALEMARLGHWEYDVARDLFTFNDHFYKIFRTTAAEVGGYTLSSAEYAGRFVHPEDIPVVAEEIRKAIEATEPNFKRQLEHRIIYGDGSVGYISVQFFIFKDALGKTVKTYGVNQDITERKRLEEEFLKVQKLESLGVLAGGIAHDFNNILTTIMGNIALAKDRAPPGNEVFDLLHEAEMGAIRAQTLTRQLLTFAKGGVPIKETSSIEDVLRESATFVLRGSKSRCEFSIADDLRPAEVDPGQISQVIHNVVINADQAMPEGGLIRIAAENCVVQDGQGLPVRPGRYIRISIADQGMGIAGKHFSRIFDPYFTTKQKGSGLGLATTLSIIKKHDGHVTVESRLEDGATFHIYLPASEKAPPEKRESGVTQGSGRILVMDDEAPLRKMLGQVLSKLGYESEFAGDGAEAVRMVKKARESGKPFDAVILDLTVPGGMGGKEAIRRLLEIDPGVKAIVFSGYSDDPVLANFREYGFKGMIPKPFDLLSLGTVLHEVLLGDR, via the coding sequence ATGGGTGAAAAAATGCGAACGCTGGAGGGCCGCATAATAATATCCAGGGGCAGGATTAAGATCAGGGAGAAAATATTCAGATATTGCCGAGAACGGTATTGGCCCGGCCTGTGTTTGTTCAGGTTGCAAATCTTTTTCCTGGCCCTGGGCTTGATGTGCATGCCGGTCCTGCCGGCGCTGAACGAGGGCCTGGCCCTGGAGCTGCCGAGTCATCGCCGCATCGTGGTCGGCGGGGATCATAACTATCCTCCCTTTGAATACCTGGATGAGAACGGACGTCCGGCAGGCTTCGTTGTAGATCTCACCCGGGCCATCGCACGGGAGATGAACCTTGACATGGAGATTCGCCTTGGCCCATGGGCGGATATTGTGAAAAGCCTTGAACATGGCGAAATCGACGCCATCCAGGGCATGTTCTACTCCCCGGAACGCGACCTGCAATTTGATTTTACGCAACCGCACGCGGTGAAGCATTATGTCGGCGTGGTCCGTAAGGGCGAGGGAGACCCGCCGGGCTCAATGCCGGAGTTGGAGGGAAAACGCATCGTTTTGCAGAGAGGCGACATCATCCATGACTACCTGGTGAAAAACGAACTCGGAGAGCAGGTATCGCTCGTCGAAACCCAGGAAGATGTCCTGCGGGAACTGGCCGAAGGGAAATACGACTGCGCCCTTGCGGTCAGGATCAGTTCCCTGTATCTGATCGAAGAACATGGATGGCGCAATCTTGCCCTGGGGCGGCATCCGTTTGCCTCGATGGAATACTGCTATGCTGTTTCGAATGATCGTAAGGCGCTTCTGGCCCAACTCAGTGAAGGATTGAAGGTGCTTGATGCAACCGGCGAATTCCGGCGCATTCAAAAAAAATGGCTGGGAGTCTACGAGGAAAAGCCGCTTTCACTTATCCGCGCCCTGCGCTACTCCGCCATGATCCTTATCCCCATTATCTTGATGCTCCTGGCCATTTTTCTGTGGTCCTGGTCCCTGCGCAAACAGGTGGCCCGGAGAACCGAGGACCTGCGAAGGAGCGAAGATTTCCAGCGGGCCATGATCTCCAGTTCCCCGGTGGCCCTTTATTGCATCGACCTGAATGGGAATGTGCTGGCCTGGAACGTCTCGGCCGAACGGATATTCGGATGGACGGCCGGGGAGGTCATCGGCAAGCCCCTGCCCATCGTGCACGAGGAGAAGCATGAGGAGTTCGCGGATTTGCGCAAAAGGATTGTGGAAGGTGGAAGTGTTTCAGGCGTGGAAATTGTTCGGCGGCGGAAAGACGGCAGCCTGTTGGATGCCTCCCTTTCCGCGGCCCCGATCCACGACGCGCGGGGCAATATTACAGGGATTATGGGCGCCGTGGAAGACATCACCCATCGAAAGGCTGCGGAAAAGGCCCTGTGGGAGAGTGAAAAGAGATATCGGGATCTGTTCCAAAACTCCACAGATTTCGTCTATACCCTGGACCTGAAGGGCACATTTACGGATGTGAACAGGGCGGGTGAAGATCTGACCGGCTACACCAAGAGTGAACTGATCGGGATGAATTACAGGGAGTATATCCCGGAGCCCGATCACGAAAGGATTTTCAAGGCCTTTCGCATGGTTTTACAGGAAGCCAGGCCGTTAAAGGATTTCCCCTTTGAGGTGATCATCAAAGACGGCACCAGGAGACATTTTGAGACCTGCGTCAGTCCCCTGATGAAAGGGGAGGAGATCATCGGTTTTCAGGGGAGTTCGAGGGACGTCACCGAGCGGATAGGGGTTCAGGAGGAGCGAAAGAAGCTGCAGGACCAGTTATCCAATGCCCTGGAAATGGCCCGCCTCGGCCACTGGGAATATGATGTAGCGAGGGATCTTTTCACCTTCAACGACCATTTCTACAAAATCTTTCGTACCACAGCCGCGGAAGTCGGCGGGTACACGCTGTCATCCGCCGAATATGCGGGGCGTTTTGTTCATCCTGAGGATATTCCCGTTGTTGCGGAAGAGATTCGAAAAGCCATCGAAGCAACCGAACCAAACTTCAAGCGACAACTGGAACACCGGATCATTTACGGAGATGGCTCGGTGGGATATATCTCCGTCCAGTTTTTTATCTTCAAGGACGCCCTGGGCAAGACGGTCAAGACCTATGGCGTGAACCAGGACATCACGGAGCGAAAGAGGCTGGAAGAGGAGTTTCTGAAGGTTCAGAAACTCGAATCCCTCGGAGTGCTTGCCGGAGGCATCGCCCATGATTTCAACAATATCCTGACAACGATTATGGGCAATATCGCCCTGGCCAAGGATCGGGCCCCACCCGGGAATGAGGTCTTTGACCTGCTCCATGAAGCGGAGATGGGCGCAATACGCGCCCAGACCCTGACCCGGCAGTTGCTGACCTTTGCCAAGGGCGGCGTCCCAATAAAAGAGACCTCCTCCATCGAAGATGTTCTCAGGGAGTCAGCCACCTTTGTGTTGCGGGGTTCAAAATCCAGGTGCGAGTTCTCCATCGCGGACGACCTGCGGCCGGCCGAGGTGGACCCAGGGCAGATCAGCCAGGTCATCCACAATGTGGTCATCAATGCGGACCAGGCCATGCCGGAGGGGGGGCTCATCCGGATCGCAGCGGAGAATTGCGTGGTTCAGGACGGGCAAGGGCTGCCCGTCAGGCCGGGCCGATACATTCGGATATCCATCGCGGATCAGGGGATGGGCATAGCGGGAAAGCACTTTTCAAGAATATTCGACCCCTATTTTACCACCAAGCAGAAAGGGAGCGGTCTCGGGCTTGCCACCACTCTTTCCATCATCAAAAAGCACGACGGGCACGTCACCGTGGAATCCCGGCTGGAGGACGGCGCCACATTTCACATCTATCTGCCCGCTTCGGAAAAGGCGCCGCCGGAAAAAAGGGAAAGTGGGGTAACACAGGGCAGTGGCAGGATTCTGGTGATGGATGATGAGGCGCCGCTAAGGAAAATGCTCGGGCAGGTGCTGTCGAAGCTGGGTTATGAATCGGAATTTGCAGGGGACGGGGCCGAGGCGGTCCGGATGGTCAAGAAGGCCCGGGAATCGGGAAAACCCTTTGACGCCGTCATCCTGGACCTGACCGTCCCCGGCGGGATGGGCGGCAAGGAAGCGATCAGGCGATTGCTGGAGATCGATCCCGGAGTAAAGGCCATTGTCTTCAGCGGTTATTCCGATGACCCGGTCCTGGCCAATTTCCGGGAATACGGCTTTAAGGGCATGATCCCGAAACCCTTTGACCTCCTATCCCTGGGCACGGTGCTCCACGAGGTGCTCCTGGGGGATAGATGA
- the tadA gene encoding Flp pilus assembly complex ATPase component TadA, translated as MNTSDTSICTPQQRMRMGEILVKSGLIDNETLAKALEIQKSQKRRLGQILVDMGVADQVIIAKTLARQLKIPYGRLENKKIAREVIELVSPQLAENHLVIPIKKTEKRLLVAMADPLDLDALNDLRFFTQLSIDVAVVPQEDILDAIERHYPKVDLKRDLDSGLTIFGDIEIIREKDPDEKEAKELLSLTEKPPIVRFTNSILADAIKQKASDIHIEPQKAAILIRYRVDGILKEIMRADKHIHAGVVSRIKIVSNLDITIKRKPQDGKAQVRYGNKTFDLRVSTLPTSYGEKVTIRILDPATAALNPEDLGFSERDLKNLLEAIHRPQGIILVTGPTGSGKSSTLYACLNSLKSPEVNIVTVEDPVEYDVAGINQVQINPAAGITFAGGLRSILRQDPDIVMVGEIRDSETAVTAFQAAQTGHLVLSTLHTNDAPSAVIRLMDLKIDPFLVSASLIAVIGQRLVRKICQECKTPESLHPEQMEAIRPYMGHDALGAFWRGIGCEACQFSGYSGRLGLFEVLMIMPSLRRKISTHLSSVELKAAAEAEGFRTITMDGITKAMQGLTTIDEVFRVAPPEAKRSVTAPFLETAVEEESASEEPYFAEPAPAVMSASPKRILVVDDNAVIRKLLSHHLEAEGYLVVTAENGLEALKMVAKDKPDLILSDFLMPEMDGLTLVKKLKSQLATRFIPVIMLTAKDEVESEVAVIDAGADDYLTKPVVPKRLLVRVNRLLNK; from the coding sequence ATGAATACATCAGACACATCCATATGTACCCCCCAACAAAGGATGCGGATGGGGGAAATCCTGGTAAAATCAGGGCTCATCGACAATGAAACCCTCGCCAAGGCCCTTGAGATTCAGAAATCTCAGAAAAGGCGCCTGGGCCAGATCCTCGTGGATATGGGGGTGGCTGACCAGGTGATCATTGCCAAAACCCTCGCCAGGCAGTTGAAGATACCGTATGGCCGCCTTGAGAACAAAAAAATAGCCAGAGAGGTGATCGAGCTGGTATCGCCCCAGCTTGCCGAAAATCATCTGGTTATCCCTATCAAAAAAACCGAAAAACGCCTCCTTGTCGCCATGGCAGACCCCCTGGATCTGGACGCCCTGAACGACCTTCGCTTTTTTACCCAGTTATCCATAGATGTGGCGGTTGTCCCTCAAGAAGACATTTTGGATGCCATTGAAAGACACTACCCGAAGGTGGATCTTAAAAGAGACCTGGATTCCGGCCTGACCATATTCGGGGACATAGAAATTATCCGGGAAAAAGATCCGGATGAGAAAGAGGCCAAAGAACTTCTTTCCCTTACGGAAAAGCCTCCCATTGTCCGATTCACGAATTCAATCCTTGCCGATGCCATCAAACAGAAAGCAAGCGATATCCATATTGAACCGCAGAAGGCGGCGATTTTGATTCGGTATCGGGTGGACGGCATACTCAAAGAAATCATGCGGGCGGACAAGCATATTCATGCGGGGGTCGTTTCCAGGATCAAGATCGTATCGAACCTGGATATTACCATCAAACGGAAACCCCAGGATGGGAAGGCCCAGGTGAGATACGGGAACAAGACGTTTGACCTCAGGGTCTCCACACTCCCCACATCATACGGTGAAAAGGTGACCATCCGCATCCTGGATCCCGCTACAGCGGCCTTGAACCCCGAAGATCTCGGTTTTTCAGAGAGGGATCTGAAAAACCTTTTGGAGGCCATTCACAGACCCCAGGGGATCATCCTGGTGACCGGGCCTACCGGGAGCGGAAAATCGTCAACGCTCTATGCCTGTCTCAACAGTCTCAAGTCCCCGGAAGTCAACATCGTGACCGTTGAGGATCCGGTTGAATATGATGTGGCGGGGATCAATCAGGTTCAAATCAACCCGGCCGCCGGGATCACCTTTGCCGGGGGGTTGAGATCCATCCTGAGACAGGATCCGGATATCGTCATGGTGGGCGAAATAAGAGACAGCGAGACCGCTGTTACCGCATTTCAGGCCGCACAGACCGGGCACCTGGTCCTCTCAACGCTCCACACGAATGATGCCCCTTCTGCGGTCATAAGGCTAATGGACCTGAAAATCGATCCCTTTCTGGTTTCTGCGTCGCTCATTGCCGTCATCGGCCAGCGGCTCGTCAGGAAGATATGCCAGGAATGCAAAACACCCGAGTCGTTGCACCCCGAGCAGATGGAAGCGATCCGCCCGTATATGGGTCATGACGCATTGGGCGCCTTCTGGAGGGGAATCGGGTGCGAGGCATGCCAGTTTAGCGGATATTCAGGGCGCTTGGGCCTGTTTGAGGTCTTGATGATAATGCCTTCTCTCCGGCGAAAAATCTCTACGCATCTCTCGTCTGTGGAGTTGAAGGCGGCGGCAGAGGCTGAGGGGTTCCGGACCATAACGATGGACGGAATAACAAAGGCCATGCAGGGGCTCACCACCATTGATGAAGTGTTTCGTGTGGCCCCTCCTGAGGCAAAGCGATCGGTGACGGCACCCTTCCTTGAGACTGCTGTTGAGGAAGAAAGTGCATCGGAAGAGCCCTATTTTGCAGAACCAGCGCCTGCCGTAATGAGTGCCAGCCCCAAGCGGATCCTCGTTGTCGATGACAATGCGGTCATTCGTAAACTGCTCAGCCATCATTTGGAGGCGGAAGGCTATCTGGTTGTCACCGCGGAAAATGGGCTGGAGGCCCTTAAAATGGTGGCCAAAGACAAGCCGGATCTCATTCTGTCGGACTTCCTGATGCCTGAGATGGACGGGCTTACCCTGGTAAAAAAACTGAAGTCCCAGTTGGCCACGCGGTTTATCCCTGTGATCATGCTCACGGCAAAAGATGAGGTGGAATCCGAGGTAGCGGTTATTGACGCAGGGGCCGACGACTACCTGACCAAACCGGTGGTTCCGAAGCGGTTGCTGGTGAGGGTCAACCGACTCCTGAACAAATAG
- a CDS encoding Hpt domain-containing protein, translating to SDIREAVPNSDASRLEQGAHKLKGSLSIVGAKRAFDAAYGLEVLGRQKKMQEAQHAVDVLSKDLQDLESSLRISLKEVDA from the coding sequence GAGCGACATCAGGGAGGCGGTCCCGAACAGCGACGCCTCTCGCCTGGAACAGGGGGCCCACAAGCTGAAGGGGTCCCTGTCGATTGTGGGCGCCAAACGGGCCTTTGATGCGGCCTATGGTCTGGAGGTCCTCGGCAGGCAAAAAAAGATGCAGGAGGCCCAACATGCGGTGGATGTTCTCTCGAAGGATCTTCAAGACCTGGAGTCCTCCCTGCGGATCAGCCTCAAGGAGGTTGACGCATGA
- a CDS encoding response regulator, which produces MNLNNTIRDMEKMLGRTIREDIELRTVLAPDLGQVEADEGQIEQVIMNLVVNARDAIPEGGKVTIETGNVDLGEEYAWAHIAVKPGPYVILSVSDTGTGMSREIQASIFEPFFTTKEKGKGTGLGLSTVYGIVKQSNGNIWVYSEPGKGTTFKIYLPRVEKPPFGTEMKAKSADRLRGSETVLVVEDDEQVRKFAVRVLRGYGYTVLEAANGEEAIEASREHSGPIHLALTDVVMPGMGSRDMQKSLTSSRPEIRMLYMSGYTDNTIVNHEVLDPGKAFLTKPFTPEALGRKVREVLDG; this is translated from the coding sequence ATGAATCTCAATAATACGATCCGGGACATGGAAAAGATGCTTGGCCGCACGATCAGAGAGGATATCGAACTGAGGACCGTCCTGGCCCCGGACCTGGGACAGGTAGAGGCCGATGAGGGCCAGATCGAACAGGTGATCATGAACCTCGTAGTGAATGCCAGGGATGCCATTCCGGAGGGAGGAAAGGTAACGATAGAGACCGGAAACGTGGATCTCGGCGAGGAATATGCCTGGGCCCATATCGCCGTGAAACCGGGGCCATATGTGATATTGAGCGTGAGCGACACGGGAACCGGTATGTCCCGGGAGATCCAGGCCAGTATTTTTGAGCCCTTTTTTACCACCAAGGAGAAGGGGAAGGGAACGGGCCTGGGGCTTTCCACCGTTTACGGCATTGTAAAGCAGAGCAACGGGAATATATGGGTTTACAGCGAGCCCGGAAAGGGGACCACCTTCAAGATCTATCTTCCCCGGGTCGAGAAGCCGCCATTCGGGACGGAAATGAAGGCCAAAAGCGCGGATAGGCTGAGGGGTTCGGAAACCGTGCTGGTCGTGGAGGATGATGAGCAGGTTCGCAAATTTGCCGTAAGGGTCCTCAGGGGATACGGATACACGGTCCTGGAAGCCGCAAACGGAGAAGAGGCAATAGAAGCCTCCAGGGAGCATTCAGGCCCCATTCATCTTGCGTTGACGGATGTGGTCATGCCCGGAATGGGCAGCCGGGACATGCAGAAGAGTTTGACATCCTCCAGGCCGGAGATAAGGATGCTTTACATGTCCGGCTACACCGACAATACCATTGTTAATCACGAAGTCCTGGATCCCGGCAAGGCGTTTCTCACGAAGCCGTTCACACCCGAGGCTTTGGGCCGCAAGGTGAGGGAGGTGTTGGATGGGTGA